GCATTGTAATTTTTATTAGGATGAAAGAATTTGCTGAAGATACTAAAAGTGACAGCCAATTGAATCTATTAAACTACATCATTCAAGAATTTATCAATTGCAGTATTGAACAAGAATCAACCAAAATTCTGCTAACTGAGGGAAAATTGCTGATTTTGCTAGATGGATTAGATGAAGTGCCAGTAGAACAAGCAGATCAATTCACAATAGAAATTCGTAGATTTGCTCAGACTTTTTATAGAAATCAGTTTGTTATTAGTTGTCGTATTGCTGCCCAGAAATACAGATTTCAGGGATTTACTGAAGTTGAAGTGGCAGACTTTGACCAAGAGCAAGTAGAAATTTTTGCCAAAAATTGGTTTGTTGCAGTCGCTTTTAATTCCAGGGAAGATGGGGAAGTCATAGGAAATTTATTTATTAATCAGCTGCATCTCCCAGAAAATCAGCATATCCGAGAATTAGCAGTTACTCCAATACTGCTGCATTGGATTTGCCTAGTGTTCCAAGTAAAAGATGGATTATCCTTAAACCCAACGAAGTTATATGAACAAGCACTGAATATTTTGATGTTCAGATGGGATGAAATTAGAGGTATTAAACGCGATCGCGTTGGTGATAATTTGACTCTAGTCAGTAAAAAGAAGCTACTTTATCAACTTGCGGCTATAACCTTTGAGCATGGAGATTACTTTTTTGAAAAAGAAAAGATTCTGCAACTTATTGCTGAATATCTGGATACTTTCGCCGGAGTTCATTCAGAAGCAACTCAATTGCAGCTAGTTCAAGAAGCAGTTTTGCAAGAGATTGAAGTACAAAATGGTTTATTGGTGCAAAGGGCACAAGAAATTTATTCTTTTTCTCATTTGACCCTGCAAAAGTATTTTACAGCTAGAAAATTTGTTGAATTTCCTCAAGTCCAAACTTGGAATAATCTGGTTAATCATATAACTGAAAAGCGCTGGCAGGAAGTATTTTTATTAACTGTTGGTATGTTGCCAAATTCTGATGAGATTCTACAGATTATGAAGCAAAAAATTGATTTGCTAGTAGCTGAAGACGAAAGATTACAGTATTTTCTAACCTGGCTGCATCAAAAATCTAGTTCCGTATCTACTCAATACAAAGCAGTAGCCGTTCGTGCTTTTTACCTGGTTTGCGTTGAGCAAAGCTCACATCGCGCCTTTGTTTATCCTTCTGGTTATGATCTTGAGTACGCCCTTGTTGGTAACATCGCTTTTGACCCTGACCTTGCTCTTGATGAGTTTCTATTTAGTACTATTGCCTGTATTAACGAACTTGATTTTGCCTTTGAGCATAGCCTCAATGATGCCCTCGATCATGCTCATGCCTTTGCTATTGCCTTTGATGAAACTGTCGATCTGGTTGTTAATCCAAAATTGAAGCAAGTGTTGCAAAAACTTAAAAAACAACTGCCATCTATAGATAGCAATCCAGAGAAGTTTAGGGAATGGTGGCAAGCTAAGGGGAAAGTCTGGGGTGAACAATTAAGAGATATACTGATTAAGTATCGCAATATTGGTTACGATTGGCAATTCGACGAGCAGCAAAAAGAATTACTTCAGCAATATTACGATGTGAATAAATTGTTGGTAGATTGCCTTAATAGTGCTGTTGATGTAACTTCAAGAGTGCGAGAGGAGATTGAGGAGACATTATTATTAGCGATCGCAGATATTGAAAAGGTACGCAATTCCGATACTAATAGCTGAATATTTTGCATTTCCAACTAATATTTTTATTAACCCATTAGGCATCTTCAAGAAGTCGGGGATCTTTTTGTTCGTAACTCTGCACAGATTGCTATATCTGAGAAAAGGGTTAGAGGAGATTCATACCAGCGAAAGAGCAATTAAATATGTCTAGTCGTTAAATTGCTATTAATATCGTCAGCAAGGAACAGTTATGACAAACAATTTAGTAGGCGGCATCATTCCCCCACAGCAACCAATAGCAGCACAATCTGATGCTCATACCCTGAAGAGTCGGCTGGAATGGGGCGAACCAGCTTTTACAATATTGGATGTGCGCGATCGCACCACCTACAACCAAGGCCACATCCTGGGAGCGATACCAACGCCAATAGATGAATTGGTAGAGCGTGCAATATCTTCTTTGGATAAAAGCCGTGATA
This Nostoc sp. C052 DNA region includes the following protein-coding sequences:
- a CDS encoding NACHT domain-containing NTPase, which produces MTSQGLRASPEGIRAAKTALTDKTWSQHKLATALGITRQPVSKFFAGESVSRSCFVQICQQLGLSWQKVAGLPEDVAFETTPKTQFKSADLDTLVREVRQKRQDKIQDQCSTLQMLDIAQTVQLIDIYTDINVLEKIANLQWREISDLLKDFKSESNFNQLAGYKGQRKLPGLEVVLRHSKLMVLGKPGSGKTTFLQYLAIECNKGKFQPNRIVIFIRMKEFAEDTKSDSQLNLLNYIIQEFINCSIEQESTKILLTEGKLLILLDGLDEVPVEQADQFTIEIRRFAQTFYRNQFVISCRIAAQKYRFQGFTEVEVADFDQEQVEIFAKNWFVAVAFNSREDGEVIGNLFINQLHLPENQHIRELAVTPILLHWICLVFQVKDGLSLNPTKLYEQALNILMFRWDEIRGIKRDRVGDNLTLVSKKKLLYQLAAITFEHGDYFFEKEKILQLIAEYLDTFAGVHSEATQLQLVQEAVLQEIEVQNGLLVQRAQEIYSFSHLTLQKYFTARKFVEFPQVQTWNNLVNHITEKRWQEVFLLTVGMLPNSDEILQIMKQKIDLLVAEDERLQYFLTWLHQKSSSVSTQYKAVAVRAFYLVCVEQSSHRAFVYPSGYDLEYALVGNIAFDPDLALDEFLFSTIACINELDFAFEHSLNDALDHAHAFAIAFDETVDLVVNPKLKQVLQKLKKQLPSIDSNPEKFREWWQAKGKVWGEQLRDILIKYRNIGYDWQFDEQQKELLQQYYDVNKLLVDCLNSAVDVTSRVREEIEETLLLAIADIEKVRNSDTNS